The nucleotide sequence GGCGAAGTCCTCGCCCAGCATCACCGGCAGCGAGCGGACGCCGAGCTTGCGGTCGCCCTCCACCGCCTTGAAATCGTTGGTGGTCATGATGCCGTGGGCGCCGACGCTGTAGAGAAAGGCCACCAGGATGATGCGCCAGTCCGGCATCACCGCTGCCATCACCGCCGCCCCGGTGAACCAGGGCAGCCCCTCGTAGCTCAACGCCACGGCGCTGTTGCCGAACCAGCCGTTCTGCTTCAGCCGGATCGGCGGCGCGCTGTAGAGCCACGCCAGCACCAGCCCGACGATGGCGGCGCCCAGCACCCACGACCCGAGCGTAGCGGCGACCGCCAGCGACAGCGCGGTGCCGATCATGGCGATGTAGAGGCCCCAGCGGCCGGGAATGCGGCCGGATGGAATCGGGCGGTTGGGCTCGTTGATGGCATCGACGTGGCGGTCGAACCAATCGTTGATCGCCTGGCTGGTGGCACACACCAGCGGCCCGGCGAGCACGATGCCGGCGACGATCACCGGCCAGCGTTCGGACGCCGGCAAACCGGAGGAAACCACGCCACAGCCGAACGCCCACATGGGCGCAAACCATGTGATCGGCTTGAGCAGCTCAAGAACCGCGGCAAGGGTCGGACGTTGCATGGCGCGGACACTATTCATGACACTTCGGCCCGTCAATTGAACCTGACAGTCGAAATGCCCTCGTGCCAGCCCGGATGGACAGTCATCGAAATGGCGTGGGTGGAACGACGTTGGCGGGTCGGTTTTCCCGAGTCAGCGCGGCCGGGTCAGCTTTCTTCGGCGTCCTCGGCCTCGTCGGGGCCGAGATCGCCCATGCCGAACCGGCGCAGCTTGGCATAAAGGCTCTGGCGGCTGAGGCCGAGCATCTGCGCCGCCGAGGCGCGGTTGTCGCCGGTGTGGGTGAGGGCAGCCTGAATGCACAGCCGCTCGATCACATCGGTGGTTTCCCGGACCAGCTCCTTGAGCGACACCCGGCCGACCAATCCGGTCAACTGCTCGACCGAGCGCGGCAACTGTTTCTCGCCGGTGGGCTCGACCGTCTCGCGGTGGCGGGCGTGGCGGATGACGAAGCCGTCGCACGGCTGCTCACCGTTGATCACCGCCACGGCCGAGATTTCGACCTCCTCGATCGAGCCGAACTCGCCGTGCACGACGGTCGAGAAGTTCCGCACCGAGCCGTATTCGCGCAGGTTCGCCACCAGGACACTGAAGTCGACGGCGTTGCGGCCGAGCCAGCGGTCGAGCGGTTCGCCGCGGGCCTGCTCCTCGGTGGCGAGTTGCGCCATGTCAAGAAAGGCCGGGTTGACGTCGAGCACTGTGTGGTCGGGGCCGGTGACCACCAGCGCGTCCGGCATCGAGTCGACCACCTTGAGCAGCTTGGATTTGGCGCGCGGCAGCACGCCGCTCGGCTCATTGTGGAGCGAGGCCAGCCGGAGCAGGAAGTGAGAGGCGTTTTCCTGCCGGAAGATCGAGGCCGACACTGAGAATTCCTGCTCGCCGTTGGCAAGGCGGGCGCGCACGTCATCGGCCCAGCCGGCGCCGCGCACTGCCACCAGCAGGTTCTGCACCGCACTCGCGCCGCTGTCGGCGAACAGTTCGGTGATCGGCTTGCCCACCAGCCGGCCGGCCGGCATGCCGAGCAGCTGCGCGGCCGAGGGGTTGGCCTCGACGATCTTCTGAGTGGAGACGTCGACGATCAGCACCGCCTCGGCGGCGAGGTGGAACAACAGGCGGTAACGGGTTTCGGCGTGGCGGAGCCGGGCATATTCCCGCTCCATTGACTGCTGGGCGGCGATCAGGCGCTGCTGCAGGTTGGCGATGGCGCGCAGATCGCGCCCGATCGCGACCACCCGGCCATTGTCGCCGAGGCGGACGGCCGAATAGCGCACCAGGAGCGTGCCGCCGCGCGGGGCGGCGTGGCTGATCTCGCGCCAGCGAGGCGTGCCGCTGTCTGCGGCTTCCTTCAGCAGCTGCTCGACCTTGGTCCGGCTCTCCACCGTGACGGTGTCGACCCAGCGTTGGCCCTGCCACGGGCCGAATCCACCCTTCTGCAGGTCTTCGCTGCCGAAGGCGACATCCTGGATGACCCCGTCCTGATCGAGGATCAGCGCAATGTCTGCCGCGGCCGCGATCAATTTGGCCGCGTCCAGCGTGTCGAGCTCGCCGAGCGACTGTTCAGGAGTTTTAAAGCGCGATACCGGGGTCAAGTGACCAATCAACGTCCCTGTTGCCGCGTGCGTCCTAGCACCGTCGCGCCATCAGACCGAGCAGACTCTGAGCTTGCAGAATTGCTTGGCGTCCGTCCACAGCAATCGCATCGGCCCCGATCTGGGTGACCCATTCGGGGTGATCGACGAACATCGGGCCGCCGACCATCACGCCAACGGCGCGATTGCAGGAGGCCCGCCGGATCGCGCCAACCATGGAGGCCACCTGATCAAGTGGGGTGTTGCAGTTGACGGTCAAGCCGACGAGGTCGAACCATTCGCGGCGCACGATCGAAACCAGCTCGTTCACCGAGCCGGGGTTGCCACTCCACACGTCCCAGCCGGCCCGGCGGAAGAACTCTTCGGCGATGCGGACGCCGAAGGCGTGCTGCAGTTCGAAGGTGCAGGGCTCGCCGGGCAGCGGCGCCCACAGCACGCGGCGGCCGTGCTCGTGGTGCTCGACCTCGGTCTCGAACGCCGGGCCGTATTCCCGCAGAAGCTGCTGAAGGTGGCACAGCCCGACCGTCACGTCGGTCGAATCGCACAGGTCGACCTGCCACAGGTCCTCAAGCAGGCGGGCGGTGGGGGCCAGCAGGTCGAGGAACAGCGTCTCCAGCGACATGCCGACGGACCGCAGCTTCTCAATGTACTGGGAGGCATCGGCAATGTCGTGCGACATCACGAGGCGGGCGAACTCCGCCACCTCGTCGGTGTTGAGCGCCGGCCGTTCGTCGTCGTCCGCCGGCGTCAGCGCCGGCTCGACCCGATGCACCAGCATCAGGCGCGGAATGATCTCACCCTCGATGGTGCGGGTAAGCTCGGTGTCGATCGGGGAGCCGTCGGCTTTCTCGAACAGGGCAGCAACGCCCCTATCCGTGTCGTCCCCAAGGGTATCGGTTCGCGTCGTCGCAAGCGGCATCACGCCAGCCATGGGTGTCCCCAGCACTTGCCGTGTTACGATTATCGGTTGCAGTTTGCAGCCAAAGGGACGAAGGCGACCGCGGTCCTCCCCGCCCTCTTCCCCTCTTTTTTTCCAGTTAAGTACATTTCCGGTCTGCATTCGATCAGGGCCTCCGCGTATTCGACTCCGCAGCCGGGCGCCGTAAAGTCGCATTGACGTCCAAATTCTTTGACAGGCGATCGGGCCGGTTTTAGTGTTCCGCCTCTGAGGGTCGACCTCGGCACGGTGGAGCGGCGCGAGCGAGGAGAGGTGATGCGTCAGCCGGGCCACAGAAAACCCCTCTATTCACCGGAAGAGCGTCGGCGTCGGGATGCCTCGCCCTGGACCATCGTCCAGGGGGTATTGGCGCCGCTTCAGTTCCTGGTGTTCCTGGTCAGCTTGTGGCTGGTGGTAAGCTACCTCCTGACTGGTGAAGGTTTCTTTGCCGCAACGGTATCCGTCGTCATCAAGACGGTGGTTCTTTACACGATCATGATCACGGGCTCGATCTGGGAACGTGACGTATATGGCAAGTATCTTTTCGTAGAGGCGTTTTTCTGGGAAGACGTCTTCTCGATGCTGGTGCTGGCGCTTCACACCGCCTATCTCGTCGCCCTCTATGTCGATGCCGATCCCCGCCATCAGATGTTCATCGCACTGGCGGCCTATGCAACCTATGTTATCAACGCCACGCAATTCCTGCTGAAGCTCAGGGCCGCGAGGCTGGACGGGGCGCACTCGGGCGCTGCTGTTGCCCAGGACCCTGCGATCGAAGGTGTCGCCATCGAAGGCGCGGCGATCGATCCCGGCGTGGCGAGGTTGACGAAATGAGCGGATTGGCGGCAACGCCCCGGTCGACGGTCCCTGGCGGCTGCGGCGAACTCGCGGTGCTGCGCGAGCGCGGCCGTCGTGAGGTGTTCTGCGGGCTGGCCGGCATTATCTGGCTGCACCGCAAGATTCAGGACGCGTTCTTCCTGGTGGTCGGATCGCGCACCTGTGCCCACCTGATGCAATCGGCCGCCGGCGTGATGATCTTTGCCGAGCCGCGGTTCGGCACGGCCATCATCGAGGAGCGCGACCTCGCCGGGCTGGCCGACGTCAATGCCGAGCTCGACCGCGTGGTGACGCGGCTCCTGGAGCGGCGCTCCGACATTCGCCTGCTGTTCCTGGTCGGCTCGTGCCCGTCCGAGGTGATCAAGCTCGATCTGTCCCGCGCCGCCGAACGGCTCGATCAGCTCCAGGCCGGTCGCGGCGTGCGGGTGCTGAGCTATTCCGGCAGCGGCCTGGAGACCACCTTCACCCAGGGCGAGGACGCCTGCCTGGCCGCGTTGGTGCCGGAGTTGCCGGCGGAGGCGCCGGACGCGCCGCCTTCGCTTCTGGTGGTGGGCGCGCTCGCCGACGTGGTCGAGGACCAGTTCAGCCGGTTGTTCGCCGATCTTGGCATCGATTCAGTGCGCTTTCTGCCGGCGCGCCATGCCGATGAGATGCCGCCGGTCGGGCCCAGCACCCGGGTGCTGATGGCGCAGCCGTTCGTGTCCGACACGGTGCGGGCGCTGGAGCAGCGCGGCGCCAAGCGCCTCACCGCGCCGTTCCCGTTCGGCGCCGAGGGCACCACGGCGTGGCTGGCCGCTGCCGCCGAGGCCTTCAACGTCGACCCCGAGCGGTTCCGCACCGTGACTGCGCTCGGCCAGGAGCGCGCCAAGCGGGCAATGTCGCGCTACCGCGACCAGCTCGAAGGCAAGCGCATTTTCTTCTTCCCCGATTCCCAGCTCGAGGTGCCGCTGGCGCGGATGCTGTCGCGCGAACTCGGCATGCGGCTGACCGAGGTCGGCACGCCGTATCTCCACCGCCAGAACCTCGCCGCCGAACTCGCGCTGCTGCCGGCCGACGTCGTGCTCAGCGAGGGGCAGCATGTCGAAAACCAGCTCGACCGCTGCCGCGCCCAGAAGCCGGATCTGGTGGTATGCGGCCTCGGCCTCGCCAATCCGCTGGAGGCGGAAGGGCTGACCACCAAGTGGTCAATCGAACTTGTGTTCTCGCCGATCCATGGCTACGAGCAGGCTGGGGACCTTGCAGAAGTCTTTGCCCGTCCGCTGATGCGGCGCGCGCGGCTGGAGGTCTAGGCCATGCAGCTGACGGTCTGGACGTACGAGGGGCCTCCTCACATCGGTGCCATGCGCGTTGCCACTGCGATGGAGGGGCTGCACTACGTGCTGCACGCCCCGCAGGGCGATACCTACGCCGACCTGCTGTTCACCATGATCGAGCGGCGCTCCAAGCGGCCGCCGGTCAGCTATTCCACCTTCCAGGCTCGCGATCTCGGCGCCGATACCGCCGAGCTGTTTCAGGAGACCGCGCGCGAAGCCTATGAGCGGTTCAAGCCGCAGGCGCTGCTGGTCGGCTCCTCCTGCACCGCCGAACTGATCCAGGACGATCCGGGCGGGCTCGCCCGCGCGCTGAACCTGCCGATCCCGGTGGTGCAGCTCGATCTGCCGTCCTATCAGCGCAAGGAAATCTGGGGCGCGGCCGAGACCTTCTACCAGTTGGTCCGCGCGCTGTGTGCGCCGCACGCGCCCAAGCCCGGCGAGCCGCGTCCGGCAGGGGCCGCCGGTGCCAAGCCGCGCTGCAATCTGCTCGGGCCGACCGCGCTTGGTTTCCGCCACCGCGACGACGTGGTGGAGATCACTAGGCTGCTTGGCGAACTCGGCATCGAGGTGGCGGTGACCGCGCCGCTCGGTGCGACGCCGGCCGACGTCGCCCGGCTCGGCGAGGCCGATTTCAACGTCGTGCTGTATCCCGAGACCGCCGGTCAGGCCGCCGGGTGGCTGAAACGCACCTTCGGTCAACCGTTCACCACGGTGGTGCCGATCGGCTACGGCGCCACGCGCGACTTCATCAACGAGGTGGCGCAGCTCGCCGGGGTCGACCCGTCACCGGTGCTGTCGGGCGTGCGCTCGCGGCTGCCGTGGTACTCGCGCTCGGTCGACTCGACCTATCTCACCGGCAAGCGGGTGTTCATCTTCGCCGACGGCACCCACGCCGTCGCCGCCGCCCGCATCGCGGCGGAGGAGTTCGGCTTCACGGTGGTGGGGCTCGGTACCTACGCCCGCGAGTTCGCCCGCGAGGTGCGCGAGGCCGCCAAGCGCTACGATGTCGAGCCGCTGATCACCGACGACTATCTGGAGGTCGAGGCCAAGGTGGCCGAGGCCCATCCCGATTTGGTGCTCGGCACCCAGATGGAGCGGCACATCGCCAAGCGCCTCGGCATCCCGTGCGCGGTGATCTCCGCGCCGGTCCACGTACAGGACTTCCCGGCGCGCTACGCCCCGCAGATGGGATTTGAGGGCGCCAACGTCATTTTCGACACCTGGGTTCACCCGCTGATGATGGGCCTTGAGGAGCATCTCCTGACGATGTTCCGGAAGGATTCAGAGTTTCACGACGCGCCGTCGCACCTTGGCGGCGCGCTGCCGTCCGCCGCCGGCGCCGAGACCGACGCGTCCTTGCCCGGGAGCGAGGCGGTTTCCCTGAACGCCGAATCGGCGCCGTCGTCGCCAACCTCGACCACGCTGCCCGCGTCGCTCACCTGGGTGCCCGAAGCGGAGAAGGAATTGCGGAAAATTCCGTTCTTCGTCAGGGGCAAGGCCCGTCGCAACACCGAACGCTTCGCGCTCGAGCGGGGCGTTTCGATCATCACCGTGGACACGCTCTACGATGCAAAAGCGCACTTCGGCCGCTGACACGACGAGCATTCGCGTCGTTATCGTCACTCTCGACAATCACTTGGCGAGCGCGGTCGATCGCGCCGGAGCCAAGCTGCGGCGTGAGTTGCCCGGCCTGACTTTCACGCTGCACGCGGCCACCGATTTCCACGCCGATGCCGACGCGCTCGAGCGTTGCCGTGCCGACATCGAGAAGGCCGACATCATCGTCGCCACCATGCTGTTCATGGAAGACCACATCCAGCCGGTTCTGCCGTGGCTGGAGAAGCGGCGCGAGGACTGCGACGCGCTGGTGGTCTGCATGTCGGGTGCCGACGTCAGCAAATTGACCAAGCTCGGCCGCTTCAAGATGAACGAGGGCGGCGGCGCGCTCGGCTTCCTCAAGCGGCTGCGCGGCAAGGATTCCTCCAAGCCCGGCGGCTCGGCGGGCGCCCAGCAGATGAAGATGCTGCGGCGAATCCCGAAGATTCTGCGCTTCATCCCCGGCACCGCCCAGGACGTTCGCGCCTACTTCCTCACCATGCAGTATTGGATGGCGGGGTCGGAGGAGAACGTCGCCAACATGGTCCGCCTGCTGGTGGACCGCTATGCCGACGGTCCGCGCAAGAGCCTGCGCGGCACGCTGAAGGCCGCGGCGCCATTCGAATATCCCGAGGTCGGGGTCTACCATCCGCGGCTGAAGGACAAGATCGGCGAGCGGGCCGACAAGCTGCCGACGGCGTCGGGCGCGCGCGGCAGGGTCGGCCTTCTGGTGATGCGCTCCTATGTGCTGGCCGGCAATGCCGGGCACTATGACGGCGTGATCAAGGCGTTCGAGGCGCGCGGCCTGTCGGTGGTGCCGGCGTTCGCCTGCGGTCTCGACGCCCGGCCGGCGGTCGAACGCTATTTCCTGCAGAACGGCCGCGCCACCGTCGATGCCATCGTCTCGCTCACCGGCTTCTCGCTGGTCGGCGGCCCGGCCTACAACGACGCCAAGGCGGCCGAGGAGATGCTCACCGCGCTCGACGTGCCGTACGTGTCGGTCACGCCGGTCGAGTTCCAGACCATCGAGCAGTGGGAGGACAACGAGCGCGGCCTGTTGCCGGTCGAGGCCACCATGATGGTCGCCATTCCCGAGCTCGACGGCGCCACCGGTTCGATGGTGTTCGGTGGCCGCTCCGCCAATGGCGTGGACGAAAACACCCGCGACATGCGCGTGCATGAGGAGCGCGCGGCGATGCTCGCCGCCCGCGTCGACCGCATGATCGCGCTGCGACAGCGCGCGACGGCCGAGCGTAAGGTCGCCATCGTGCTGTTCAATTTCCCGCCGAACGCCGGCAATACCGGCACCGCGGCGTACCTGTCGGTGTTTGCCTCGCTCCACAATACGCTGAAGGCGATGAAGGCATCCGGCTACCAGGTCGAGGTGCCCGAGAGCGTCGATGCGTTGCGCGAGCGCATTACGGGCGGCAATTCGTCCCGCTTCGGCGCGCACGCCAACGTGTTCGTCCGCATCCCGGCAGCCGACCACGTCAAGCGCGAGCGCTATCTCAGCGAACTCGAGCAGATGTGGGGTCCGGCGCCCGGCCGCCAGCAGAGCGACGGCTCGTCGATTTTCGTGCTCGGCGAGCAGTTCGGCAACGTGTTCGTCGGCGTCCAGCCCGCGTTCGGCTACGAGGGCGACCCGATGCGCCTTCTGTTCGAGAAGGGCTTCGTGCCGACCCACGCCTTCACCGCGTTCTATCGCTGGATTCGCGAGGACTTCGGCGCCGACGCCGTGCTGCATTTCGGCACCCACGGCGCGCTGGAGTTCATGCCCGGCAAGCAGGCGGGCCTGTCGTCCAAGTGCTGGCCGGACCGGCTGATCGGCGATCTGCCGAACCTCTATCTCTACGCCTCCAACAACCCCTCGGAGGGCACGCTGGCCAAACGGCGCGGCAACGCCACCTTGATCAGCTATCTGACGCCGCCGATCGCCCACGCCGGGCTCTATCGCGGCTTGCTCGAACTCAAGGGCTCGATCGAGCGCTGGCGCCAGCTTCCGCCCGAGGCCGCCAGCGAGCGGCGCGAGTTGACCGTGCTGATCCAGGCCCAGGCCGCGAGCGTCGATCTCGTTCAGGCCGAGCCGGCCTGGGAGGACAGCGAGGTCGGTGCGAGAATCCTCGCCCTCAACACCGCGGTGCTCGAACTCGAATACACCCTCATTCCGCACGGCCTGCACGTGATCGGCGAAGCGGCGACGCCGGCCGAGCGCGTCGACCTGCTGATGTCGGTGGCCGAGGCCACTCATAGCCTGCGGCCGTCGAAGGACTCGATCGAGGCCTTGGTCGAGGGCACGCCCGCCGATCAGGCGCTGGCGATGAGCGGCCTTGCCAATGACGAGGCGGCGCGGGCGATGTTCCAGGAGTTGGCGGAGACCGACCGGCTGCTGGCGAAGGACCACGAGATCGCCGCGATCCTGCGCGCGCTCGACGGCCGGTTCATCCCGCCGGCGCCGGGTGGCGACCTGCTCCGCACCCCGACGATCCTGCCGACCGGCCGCAACCTCCACGGCTTCGACCCGTTCCGCATCCCGAGTGCCTTCGCGATCAAGGACGGCGCCCAGCAGGCGGCGCGGCTGCTTGCCCGCTACGTCGAGGACGGCAATCCGTTCCCCGAATCGATCGCGCTGGTGCTGTGGGGCACCGACAACCTCAAATCCGAGGGCGGTCCGATCGCCCAGGCCCTGGCGCTGATCGGCGCCACGCCGCGCTACGACAATTACGGCCGCTTGTGCGGGGCGAACCTCATTCCGCTCGCCGACCTTGGCCGGCCGCGCGTCGACGTGGTGATGACGCTGTCGGGCATCTTCCGCGACCTGTTGCCGTTGCAGATCAAGCTGCTCGCCGAAGCGGCCTTCCTCGCCGCGACCGCCGACGAGCCGGAGGAGCTGAACTTCGTCCGCAAGCACGTGCTGGCCTATCAGCGGGCCAACAATTGCGACATCGAGACCGCGGCGCTCCGGGTGTTCTCGAACGCCGACGGCGCCTACGGCTCGAACGTCAATCAGCTGATCGGCAACAGCCGGTGGGAGGACGAGGACGAGTTGGCGGAGACCTATACCCGCCGCAAGTGCTATGCCTATGGCCGCGCCGGTAGCGCGGTGCGGCAGCCCGAGCTCTTGACCAGCGTGCTGTCGAACGTGCAGCTCGCCTACCAGAACCTGGAGTCGGTCGAGCTCGGCGTCACCACCATCGACCACTACTTCGACACGCTCGGCGGCATCAGCCGCGCGGTGAAGCGCGCCAAAGGCGGCAACGACCTGCCGGTCTATATCGGCGACCAGACCCGCGGCGACGGCTCGGTGCGCACGCTCGGCGAACAGGTGGCGCTGGAAACCCGTACCCGGATGCTGAATCCGAAATGGTATGAGGGTATGTTGAAACACGGATATGAGGGCGTGCGTCAGATCGAAGAGCACGTCACCAACACCATGGGCTGGTCGGCGACGACCGGGCAGGTGGCGCCGTGGGTCTATCAACAACTCACGCAGACCTATATGCTGGACGATGAAATGCGTCAGCGCATGGCGGCCCTCAATCCGACCGCCTCCGCCAAGGTTGCCAATCGCCTGCTTGAAGCGCACGCACGCAACTACTGGAATCCGGACCCTGAGACGCTGGAGGCGTTGCGGCGGGCCGGAGAGGAGCTCGAGGATCGACTTGAAGGCGTCGGCGTGGATGTCGCTGCGTAATTGCGGCATCTCAGGGAGACTATGGTGAAGCCCGTTACCCTAATCGATAGTGGATCCCGGCGGCCGGACGGCGAGGGCAGCGTGCAGGTTCATATGGACCAGCGCCTGAGCCTTGGCACGGCGAAGATTTTCTCGATCTATGGCAAGGGCGGTATCGGGAAGTCGACCACGTCGTCCAACCTGTCCGTCGCGTTCTCCAAGCTCGGCAAGCGGGTGCTGCAGATCGGCTGCGATCCCAAGCACGATTCGACCTTCACGCTCACCAAGCGGCTGGTGCCGACGGTGATCGACATCCTCGAAAGTGTGGATTTCCACCCCGAGGAACTGCGTCCGGAAGACTACGTCTT is from Blastochloris viridis and encodes:
- the chlG gene encoding chlorophyll synthase ChlG, producing the protein MQRPTLAAVLELLKPITWFAPMWAFGCGVVSSGLPASERWPVIVAGIVLAGPLVCATSQAINDWFDRHVDAINEPNRPIPSGRIPGRWGLYIAMIGTALSLAVAATLGSWVLGAAIVGLVLAWLYSAPPIRLKQNGWFGNSAVALSYEGLPWFTGAAVMAAVMPDWRIILVAFLYSVGAHGIMTTNDFKAVEGDRKLGVRSLPVMLGEDFAAKLACVVMAVPQMVVIGLLAYWDRPVHALIVGGLLAAQFVLMVSLLKDPKGKAAWYNATGTTLYVLGMLTSAFALGAGGA
- the ppsR gene encoding transcriptional regulator PpsR, whose translation is MTPVSRFKTPEQSLGELDTLDAAKLIAAAADIALILDQDGVIQDVAFGSEDLQKGGFGPWQGQRWVDTVTVESRTKVEQLLKEAADSGTPRWREISHAAPRGGTLLVRYSAVRLGDNGRVVAIGRDLRAIANLQQRLIAAQQSMEREYARLRHAETRYRLLFHLAAEAVLIVDVSTQKIVEANPSAAQLLGMPAGRLVGKPITELFADSGASAVQNLLVAVRGAGWADDVRARLANGEQEFSVSASIFRQENASHFLLRLASLHNEPSGVLPRAKSKLLKVVDSMPDALVVTGPDHTVLDVNPAFLDMAQLATEEQARGEPLDRWLGRNAVDFSVLVANLREYGSVRNFSTVVHGEFGSIEEVEISAVAVINGEQPCDGFVIRHARHRETVEPTGEKQLPRSVEQLTGLVGRVSLKELVRETTDVIERLCIQAALTHTGDNRASAAQMLGLSRQSLYAKLRRFGMGDLGPDEAEDAEES
- a CDS encoding cobalamin B12-binding domain-containing protein; amino-acid sequence: MQTGNVLNWKKRGEEGGEDRGRLRPFGCKLQPIIVTRQVLGTPMAGVMPLATTRTDTLGDDTDRGVAALFEKADGSPIDTELTRTIEGEIIPRLMLVHRVEPALTPADDDERPALNTDEVAEFARLVMSHDIADASQYIEKLRSVGMSLETLFLDLLAPTARLLEDLWQVDLCDSTDVTVGLCHLQQLLREYGPAFETEVEHHEHGRRVLWAPLPGEPCTFELQHAFGVRIAEEFFRRAGWDVWSGNPGSVNELVSIVRREWFDLVGLTVNCNTPLDQVASMVGAIRRASCNRAVGVMVGGPMFVDHPEWVTQIGADAIAVDGRQAILQAQSLLGLMARRC
- the bchF gene encoding 2-vinyl bacteriochlorophyllide hydratase, which codes for MRQPGHRKPLYSPEERRRRDASPWTIVQGVLAPLQFLVFLVSLWLVVSYLLTGEGFFAATVSVVIKTVVLYTIMITGSIWERDVYGKYLFVEAFFWEDVFSMLVLALHTAYLVALYVDADPRHQMFIALAAYATYVINATQFLLKLRAARLDGAHSGAAVAQDPAIEGVAIEGAAIDPGVARLTK
- a CDS encoding ferredoxin:protochlorophyllide reductase (ATP-dependent) subunit N; translated protein: MSGLAATPRSTVPGGCGELAVLRERGRREVFCGLAGIIWLHRKIQDAFFLVVGSRTCAHLMQSAAGVMIFAEPRFGTAIIEERDLAGLADVNAELDRVVTRLLERRSDIRLLFLVGSCPSEVIKLDLSRAAERLDQLQAGRGVRVLSYSGSGLETTFTQGEDACLAALVPELPAEAPDAPPSLLVVGALADVVEDQFSRLFADLGIDSVRFLPARHADEMPPVGPSTRVLMAQPFVSDTVRALEQRGAKRLTAPFPFGAEGTTAWLAAAAEAFNVDPERFRTVTALGQERAKRAMSRYRDQLEGKRIFFFPDSQLEVPLARMLSRELGMRLTEVGTPYLHRQNLAAELALLPADVVLSEGQHVENQLDRCRAQKPDLVVCGLGLANPLEAEGLTTKWSIELVFSPIHGYEQAGDLAEVFARPLMRRARLEV
- the bchB gene encoding ferredoxin:protochlorophyllide reductase (ATP-dependent) subunit B, with translation MQLTVWTYEGPPHIGAMRVATAMEGLHYVLHAPQGDTYADLLFTMIERRSKRPPVSYSTFQARDLGADTAELFQETAREAYERFKPQALLVGSSCTAELIQDDPGGLARALNLPIPVVQLDLPSYQRKEIWGAAETFYQLVRALCAPHAPKPGEPRPAGAAGAKPRCNLLGPTALGFRHRDDVVEITRLLGELGIEVAVTAPLGATPADVARLGEADFNVVLYPETAGQAAGWLKRTFGQPFTTVVPIGYGATRDFINEVAQLAGVDPSPVLSGVRSRLPWYSRSVDSTYLTGKRVFIFADGTHAVAAARIAAEEFGFTVVGLGTYAREFAREVREAAKRYDVEPLITDDYLEVEAKVAEAHPDLVLGTQMERHIAKRLGIPCAVISAPVHVQDFPARYAPQMGFEGANVIFDTWVHPLMMGLEEHLLTMFRKDSEFHDAPSHLGGALPSAAGAETDASLPGSEAVSLNAESAPSSPTSTTLPASLTWVPEAEKELRKIPFFVRGKARRNTERFALERGVSIITVDTLYDAKAHFGR
- a CDS encoding magnesium chelatase subunit H — its product is MQKRTSAADTTSIRVVIVTLDNHLASAVDRAGAKLRRELPGLTFTLHAATDFHADADALERCRADIEKADIIVATMLFMEDHIQPVLPWLEKRREDCDALVVCMSGADVSKLTKLGRFKMNEGGGALGFLKRLRGKDSSKPGGSAGAQQMKMLRRIPKILRFIPGTAQDVRAYFLTMQYWMAGSEENVANMVRLLVDRYADGPRKSLRGTLKAAAPFEYPEVGVYHPRLKDKIGERADKLPTASGARGRVGLLVMRSYVLAGNAGHYDGVIKAFEARGLSVVPAFACGLDARPAVERYFLQNGRATVDAIVSLTGFSLVGGPAYNDAKAAEEMLTALDVPYVSVTPVEFQTIEQWEDNERGLLPVEATMMVAIPELDGATGSMVFGGRSANGVDENTRDMRVHEERAAMLAARVDRMIALRQRATAERKVAIVLFNFPPNAGNTGTAAYLSVFASLHNTLKAMKASGYQVEVPESVDALRERITGGNSSRFGAHANVFVRIPAADHVKRERYLSELEQMWGPAPGRQQSDGSSIFVLGEQFGNVFVGVQPAFGYEGDPMRLLFEKGFVPTHAFTAFYRWIREDFGADAVLHFGTHGALEFMPGKQAGLSSKCWPDRLIGDLPNLYLYASNNPSEGTLAKRRGNATLISYLTPPIAHAGLYRGLLELKGSIERWRQLPPEAASERRELTVLIQAQAASVDLVQAEPAWEDSEVGARILALNTAVLELEYTLIPHGLHVIGEAATPAERVDLLMSVAEATHSLRPSKDSIEALVEGTPADQALAMSGLANDEAARAMFQELAETDRLLAKDHEIAAILRALDGRFIPPAPGGDLLRTPTILPTGRNLHGFDPFRIPSAFAIKDGAQQAARLLARYVEDGNPFPESIALVLWGTDNLKSEGGPIAQALALIGATPRYDNYGRLCGANLIPLADLGRPRVDVVMTLSGIFRDLLPLQIKLLAEAAFLAATADEPEELNFVRKHVLAYQRANNCDIETAALRVFSNADGAYGSNVNQLIGNSRWEDEDELAETYTRRKCYAYGRAGSAVRQPELLTSVLSNVQLAYQNLESVELGVTTIDHYFDTLGGISRAVKRAKGGNDLPVYIGDQTRGDGSVRTLGEQVALETRTRMLNPKWYEGMLKHGYEGVRQIEEHVTNTMGWSATTGQVAPWVYQQLTQTYMLDDEMRQRMAALNPTASAKVANRLLEAHARNYWNPDPETLEALRRAGEELEDRLEGVGVDVAA